A region from the Stutzerimonas stutzeri genome encodes:
- the betT gene encoding choline BCCT transporter BetT encodes MNEAELSSGTTAAPHDRINPVVFYSSAIAIVLFAIWAMFFQTSSLAVINAVLGWISNTFGWFYFLAVLVYLIFVVIIATSRYGKIRLGPDHSKPEFNVITWAAMLFSAGIGIDLLFFCIAEPITQYLEPPVGEGGTVQAARHALELTFLHWGLSGWGVYTLVGMSLAYFSFRQGLPLSIRSSLYPIFGKGIYGPIGHTVDTAAVLGTVFGIATSLGIGIIQLNFGLNYIFGVPEGTFTQAVLVVLIVVFSAISAATGVERGIRRLSEFNMLLAVLLLLFVLFAGKTTFLLNALVMNVGDYFSNFISLSFDTYAYDQPTDWLNAWTVFFWAWWIAWGPFVGLFLARISRGRTIREFVVGTLLLPLAFMMAWMSIMGNSAIDMVMNGAAELGVQAVSNPGSSIYLFLQSLPWAGLTTAVATVLAIVFFVTSGDSGSLVLSNFTSILKDVNSDAPVWMRVLWAAIIGVLTLALLIAGGLTALQGTVVIMGLPFSIVLLFMMVGLFKALHVEGVMADSYQKSLSGHLSGRATLEHAHMNWSQRLSRAMSFPSRSQIRRYLHEVCKPAMEEIRQALGEKGVPVEIIEGEAGNEHLALNVNLGSEQDFTYQIWPVRSAMPSFAVRTQSSRAHYYRLEVHLRQGSLGYDLMGYSKRQLIEDVLDHYEHHMEFLHLQREKGSLADSASEPGTAPGAS; translated from the coding sequence GCCGTTCTAGGCTGGATATCCAACACCTTCGGCTGGTTCTATTTTCTCGCCGTGCTGGTCTACCTGATCTTCGTAGTGATCATCGCCACCAGCCGTTACGGCAAGATCCGGCTGGGCCCTGATCATTCCAAGCCCGAGTTCAATGTGATCACCTGGGCGGCGATGCTGTTCTCGGCTGGCATCGGTATCGACCTGCTGTTCTTCTGCATCGCCGAACCCATCACCCAGTACCTCGAGCCCCCGGTGGGTGAGGGCGGTACCGTGCAGGCGGCGCGCCATGCGCTGGAGCTGACCTTTCTTCACTGGGGTTTATCCGGTTGGGGGGTCTATACCCTGGTGGGCATGTCATTGGCCTATTTTAGCTTTCGTCAGGGCTTGCCGCTGTCGATCCGCTCCTCGCTCTACCCGATCTTCGGTAAAGGCATCTACGGCCCCATTGGCCACACCGTGGATACGGCCGCGGTGCTGGGAACCGTATTCGGGATCGCCACCAGTCTGGGTATCGGCATCATTCAGCTCAATTTCGGCCTGAACTACATCTTCGGTGTACCCGAGGGTACGTTCACCCAGGCCGTGCTAGTGGTGCTGATCGTGGTGTTTTCGGCAATCTCGGCCGCCACGGGCGTCGAACGCGGCATCCGCCGACTGTCCGAATTCAACATGCTGTTAGCGGTCCTGCTGCTGCTGTTCGTGCTGTTCGCGGGCAAGACCACCTTCCTGCTCAACGCTCTGGTGATGAACGTTGGCGATTACTTCTCCAATTTCATCAGCCTGTCTTTCGATACCTACGCCTATGACCAGCCCACCGACTGGCTGAATGCCTGGACGGTCTTCTTCTGGGCCTGGTGGATTGCGTGGGGGCCTTTCGTAGGTCTTTTTCTGGCGCGCATCTCGCGCGGTCGGACCATTCGGGAATTCGTCGTCGGCACGTTGTTGCTGCCGCTGGCCTTCATGATGGCCTGGATGTCGATCATGGGTAACAGCGCCATAGACATGGTCATGAACGGTGCGGCTGAACTCGGCGTGCAGGCCGTCAGCAACCCGGGTTCGTCGATCTATCTGTTCCTCCAGAGCCTGCCCTGGGCCGGCCTGACAACCGCGGTTGCGACCGTTCTGGCGATTGTCTTCTTCGTCACCTCCGGCGACTCTGGGTCGCTGGTGTTGTCCAACTTCACCTCGATCCTCAAGGATGTGAACAGCGATGCGCCGGTCTGGATGCGCGTCCTGTGGGCCGCGATCATCGGTGTGCTGACCCTGGCGCTGCTGATCGCTGGTGGGCTTACGGCGTTGCAGGGGACCGTGGTGATCATGGGACTGCCGTTTTCCATCGTCCTGTTGTTCATGATGGTCGGGTTGTTCAAGGCCCTGCATGTTGAAGGCGTGATGGCCGACAGTTACCAGAAGAGCCTTTCCGGCCATTTGTCAGGCCGGGCGACGCTCGAGCATGCGCACATGAACTGGAGCCAGCGACTGTCCCGCGCGATGAGCTTCCCCAGCCGCTCGCAGATTCGCCGCTACCTGCATGAGGTGTGCAAGCCGGCCATGGAGGAAATCCGCCAAGCCCTGGGCGAAAAGGGCGTGCCGGTGGAAATCATCGAAGGTGAGGCGGGCAACGAACACCTGGCGCTCAACGTCAACCTAGGCAGCGAGCAGGATTTCACCTACCAGATCTGGCCCGTGCGCAGCGCCATGCCGTCATTCGCGGTGCGTACCCAAAGCAGCCGGGCGCACTACTACCGCCTCGAAGTGCACCTGCGCCAGGGGAGTCTCGGCTATGACCTGATGGGCTACTCCAAACGGCAGCTGATCGAAGACGTCCTCGATCACTATGAGCATCACATGGAGTTCCTGCATCTGCAGCGCGAGAAAGGCAGCCTGGCCGACAGCGCATCAGAACCGGGCACCGCGCCAGGCGCCAGCTGA
- the betB gene encoding betaine-aldehyde dehydrogenase — protein sequence MPRFPRQRLYIAGDYVEASGGEVFESINPANGEVLAEVAQATRSDLEHAVTSAESGQKVWAALTGMERSRVLRKAVDLLRERNDELALLETLDTGKPLMETRSVDIVTGADVLEYYAGLAPAIEGEQIPLRDSSFVYTRREPLGVVAGIGAWNYPIQIALWKAAPALAAGNAMIFKPSEVTSLSALKLAEIFTEAGLPAGVFNVLTGTGGEIGAMLTEHPRIAKVSFTGGVSTGKKVMASAASSSLKEVTMELGGKSPLIVCEDADLDRAADIAMMANFFSAGQVCTNGTRVFVPRGLLGQFEGMLLERIKRVRMGDPQDEATTFGPMVSFAHMQKVLDYIAKGKAQGARLLCGGARVTHGEFGRGAYIEPSIFSDCTDDMIIAREEIFGPVLSLLAYDDEEEAVRRANATDYGLAAGVVTRDLARAHRIIHQMEAGICWINTWGESAAQMPVGGYKQSGIGRENGISSLAHYTRLKSVQVELGDFASVF from the coding sequence ATGCCCCGTTTTCCAAGGCAACGACTCTACATCGCAGGAGACTACGTCGAGGCCAGCGGAGGGGAGGTGTTCGAAAGCATCAACCCAGCCAATGGCGAGGTGCTCGCCGAAGTTGCCCAGGCGACCCGTAGCGATCTCGAACATGCGGTGACCAGTGCCGAGTCCGGGCAGAAGGTCTGGGCCGCGCTGACCGGCATGGAGCGTTCGCGAGTCTTGCGCAAGGCAGTCGATCTACTACGTGAACGCAACGATGAGCTGGCCCTGCTGGAAACCCTGGACACTGGCAAGCCCCTGATGGAGACGCGCAGCGTCGATATCGTCACCGGTGCCGACGTGCTCGAATATTACGCCGGGCTCGCGCCAGCGATCGAAGGCGAGCAGATACCGCTACGTGATTCCAGCTTCGTCTATACCCGGCGTGAACCCCTCGGCGTGGTGGCCGGGATCGGCGCCTGGAACTACCCGATCCAGATCGCCTTGTGGAAGGCCGCACCGGCACTGGCAGCGGGTAACGCGATGATCTTCAAGCCGAGCGAAGTGACGTCGTTGAGTGCGCTCAAACTGGCGGAGATTTTCACCGAGGCTGGCCTGCCGGCGGGTGTGTTCAATGTGCTGACGGGGACCGGTGGCGAAATCGGCGCCATGCTCACCGAGCACCCACGCATCGCCAAGGTGTCGTTCACCGGCGGCGTGAGCACCGGCAAGAAGGTCATGGCCAGCGCTGCCAGCTCTTCGCTCAAGGAGGTGACCATGGAGCTGGGCGGCAAGTCACCGCTGATCGTATGCGAAGACGCCGACTTGGATCGGGCAGCGGACATCGCCATGATGGCCAACTTCTTCAGCGCCGGGCAAGTCTGCACCAATGGCACACGGGTGTTCGTGCCACGCGGGCTGCTCGGCCAGTTCGAGGGAATGCTGCTGGAGCGGATCAAGCGCGTGCGCATGGGCGATCCACAGGACGAGGCGACCACTTTCGGTCCCATGGTCAGCTTCGCTCACATGCAGAAAGTGCTCGATTACATCGCCAAGGGCAAGGCGCAGGGCGCACGGCTGCTATGTGGCGGTGCGCGCGTTACCCACGGCGAATTCGGCCGGGGCGCTTACATCGAGCCGAGCATCTTCAGCGACTGCACCGACGACATGATTATCGCGCGGGAGGAGATTTTCGGCCCGGTGCTCAGCCTGCTGGCCTACGACGACGAAGAGGAGGCGGTGCGTCGTGCCAATGCCACCGACTACGGGCTGGCCGCCGGCGTGGTGACACGCGATCTGGCGCGCGCCCACCGCATCATCCACCAGATGGAAGCCGGCATCTGCTGGATCAACACCTGGGGTGAGTCGGCCGCACAGATGCCGGTCGGCGGCTACAAGCAATCCGGCATCGGCCGCGAAAACGGCATCTCATCGCTGGCGCACTACACGCGGTTGAAATCCGTGCAGGTGGAACTGGGCGACTTCGCCTCGGTTTTCTAG